CGCAATATTTGACCAATCCCCGACAAAAGCGCGACAGTTCCTGACGCCTTTCGTATGGATGAGACCGTTATAATTGCGCCTTTCCTTACCGAGCCCAGCCATGATCGATACCTCTTCCGCACCTGTCGGGCGCCCTGCCTGTGTCCTCCTGCACAGTTCGATGAGTTCGCGCAGCCAGTGGCATGCGCTGGCTGCGGGGCCGGACACGGGGCTGCGCTGCATCGCTCTCGACCTGCTGGGCTATGGCAAGGCGCCGTTCCCCGACGCCGCCGCGCAGCAGGCCTTTTCGCTCGAGCATGAAGTCGCTGCCGTGCTGACGGCGCTGGAAGATCAGCTGGACGCCGGCGAACCGTTCCACCTGGTCGGCCATTCGTACGGCGGCGCCACCGCGCTGCGCCTGGCGCGCCGGCTGGCCGACAGCGGTCGCGTGCTGTCGCTGACATTGTTCGAGCCGGTCGCGTTCCACCTGCTGCCGGCCGATAACCTGGCCCGCGTCGACATCGCCGACGTGATCGCCCGCATCGACGCGGCCGCGACGCCGCGCGACGCCACCCGCGTCTTCATCGATTACTGGAACGGTGCCGGTGCCTTCGATGCGCTGCCGGCGCCGGTACAGGAACGCTTCATCGCGCAGATCGCCAAGGTGAAGCTAGATTTCGTCGCGCTGCTGGCCGAGCCGACCACCTTGGCCGACCTGGCCACGCTCGACATCCCGACCCTGGTGCTGTTCGGCGCGCACGGCCCGATGTCCACCCGCACGGTGGCCGAGGAGCTGGCCGCCGCCCTGCCGCGCGCCGCGATCCGCCGTACGCCAGGCGGGCACATGGCGCCGATCACGCACGCGGACGACGTCAACCGCGCCATCGCCGCGTTCATCGGCGCTGCTGGATAAAAGCGGAAAACACCGGGGACAGGCACCCATCTCAGGGCGGTAACGCCCTGGGATGGGTGCCTGTCCCAGCAGCTTCCTGAGACACGTGCCTGCCCCCAGGGGCAGCCACCGTAAAGATACTCACCGCCCGCACCAGCGCGGTGGCCTGTTCCTCCAGGCTGGCCGACGCGGCCGCCGTCTGCTCCACCAGTGCCGCGTTGTGCTGCGTGGCGTCGTCCATCTGCGTCACGGCCTGGTTGACCTGTTCGATGCCGGCGCTCTGTTCACTCGACGCCAGCGCGATGTCCTGCATCAGGCCCGCCACGCGGCGCACGCTGTCGAGGATCTGCGCCATGGCCGTGCCGGCGCCACCGGCCAGCTCGTTGCCCTGGCTGACCTTGGCCACGCTGTGGTCGATCAACTCCTTGATTTCCCTGGCCGCCGTGGCGGAACGCTGCGCCAGCGTACGCACCTCGCTGGCGACGACGGCGAAGCCGCGCCCCTGCTCGCCCGCGCGCGCCGCCTCGACGGCGGCGTTGAGCGCCAGGATATTGGTCTGGAACGCGATGGCGTCGATGACGGAAATGATGTCCACGATGCGGCGCGAGCTGGCGTCGATCTCGCGCATCGTCGTCACGACACGCTGCACCACCTCGCTGCCGCTGCCGGCCGCCGTGGTGGCCTCCTGCACCAGCGCGTTGGCGCGCCGCGCATGCTCCACGTTCTGCCGCACGGTGGCCGTCAGCTGTTCCATCGACGATGCCGTCTCTTCCAGGCTGGAGGCTTGCGATTCGATGCGCGACGACAGGTCCGCGTTGCCGGTGGCGATATCGTGCGTGGCGGCGCTGATCGTATCGACGCTGCCGCGCACTTCGCCGACGATGCGCCCCAGGCTTTCGCTCATCTCGCGCAATGCCCGCAACAGCTGCCCCACCTCGGTCGGCGGGCCCACGTCGAAATCGTTGACCAGGTTGCCGCCGGCAACGCGCTGCGCCACGTCCACCGCCAGGTACATCGGCCGCGTCACCGAGCGGGCCACCAGCACGCCGGTCCAGGCGGCACCGGCCAGCAGCGCGCCCTGCGTCAGCAGCATGAGGATGCGGTCACGCTGGAACGCGTCGACCCGTTCGCCCAACTGGTCGCCCGCGAACTTGCTGGCCGCCTCGTTCAACGCGTACAGGGCGTCGATGGTTTGCGTGGCCGCGCCGAAAAACTCGTCGGGCGATGCCGCCAGCTCGGCCGCCTTTACGATCTCCTGCTGCGCGCGCTGGGTCAGCGCCTGCGTTGCGCCGGCCGCCGCCTGCATCAGCGGCGCCAGGTCGCGCGCCACGTCCGGATTGGCACGCGCCGACTTCTCGAAGGCGTTGCGCATCTGCCCCAGCCGGTCCTCGGCGCGGGCCACCAGCTGGGCTACGACGAAGCGCTCGTCCTGGCTGCCTTCCTTGCGGGTCAACAGCACGGCGCCGCGGGCACGCAGCTTGCCCAGCTCCTCCGTCAACGCGGGCATCTGGAAATACATCGCCTGCAGCAGCTGGTAGGAATCGGCGTGCGGGTCGAGGCTCAGCCCGTAATGGTCGCCCACCAGTTCCTGGATGCGCAGCAGGCGGCCGATGACGGCCGTGTGGGTGGCGAAACTGTCGGCGGCGCCGATGCGCCGCGCGGCCACGGCGTCGCGCACGGTCTCCCAGTCGCGCCGGGCGTCGCGCCACAGCACCGTCACATCGGCATCGTCCGCCGCCCCGACGACGGCATCGAGCTCGCCGAACGCGGCGTCCACTTCCTGCCGCGCCGCGCGGGTGGCTTCCGTGCCGCCGCCATTCAACGCGATGGCGGATAATCCGCGGTGCTGCTGCGTCAGCTTGACGGTCTGCAGGACCCGCACCACGGCCGGCAGGCCGCGCTGTTCGGCCTCGTACGTCGTCATGGCCTGGTTGGCTTCGCGCAGGTAGAGCCAGGTGGGGATCGCGATCATCACTAGCGCAATGGCGCCGAGCAGCAGGAACTTCTGGGGCAGCGTGAGGCGGGCAAGCATCGTGTTCTCCGGAGAAGGCCGAGTTTCGATTCTAGCCCCGCGAGCAGGGCGCGCCGCACGAATGAGCGCACAAGGCGCGCACAAGGGGCCCAGCCCGGCAGTTTGTTGGTTTTGTCAGACAGGAGTCATTATCGCCATTGCAACGCGGCCGCTGACGGGCGGCGAAATCCACTGGTGCCGCCGCCTGTTCGGCGCGTCGATCGACTATGAGCGCGTGCGCGTGCACGGCGGCAGCTATTTCTGGTTCGGCCTGCAGCGGCGCCATATGGCCGTCGCGCCGAACGGCGAGATCTGGTTCGACCGCGCCGACTTCAGCCCGGACTTCGCGCGCGAGCACGCCTGGCGCCTGCTGTGGTTCATGCACGAGATGACGCACGTGTGGCAGCACCAGCTGGGCTATCCGGTCAAGTGGCGCGGGGCGCTGCGCATCGGCCTGCCGTATGCCTACGAGCTGGCGCCGCACAAGCGCCTGTGCGACTTCAACATGGAGGCGCAGGGCGACCTGCTGGCCGACTACTTCGCGCTGCGCTTCCTGCTGGCGCCGCAAGCGATGCGCCAGCGCCGCTACGGCGATGCGCTGGCCCTGTACGACACGGTGCTGCAGGACTTCCTGCGCGCGCCGCACGCACGCACCAACCTGCCGCGCGGCGCCATCAGCCGCTGGTGCGGTGCGTGGCGAGCCAGGTGAGCAAGGCGTCCGACGTCAGCGGCTTGCTGTACAGGTAGCCCTGCCCCTTGTCGCAACGCAGCGCGCGCACCACCTCGGCCTGCGCGGTCGTCTCGATGCCTTCCGCGACGGTGCTCATGCCCAGGCTCTGCGCCACCTTGACGGCGGCTTCGATCAGCACGCGGTGATGCTCGCTGCTTTCGCTCTGGCTGACGAACGAGCGGTCGATCTTGACGGTATCGACCGGCAGCAGGTGCAGGCTGGCCAGCGACGAATAGCCGGTGCCGAAATCATCCAGCGCCAGCGTGATGCCGAGGGCCTTCAGTTCGTGCAGGCGCTGCTGGATCTGGGCATCCTGGGCGGCCAGGCTTTCCGTCACCTCCAGCTGCAGCTGGCGCGCGTCGACACCCGTCTCCGCCAGGATGCGGGCGACGGTTTCGCTCCAGCCGGCCTGGCCCAGCTGGGCACGCGACAGGTTCACGGCCAGCAAGCGCGGCGCCGCCTCGCCCAGCGCCCGGCGCCACGCCTGGAAGTCGGTGCAGGCGCGCTGCAGCACGAAGTCGCCCAGCGCGCCGATCAGGCCGCACTCCTCCGCGATGCCGATGAATTCGAACGGCGGCACCACGCCCCGCACCGGATGCTGCCAGCGCACCAGGGCCTCGACACCGGCCGCATAATCGGTCGAGCCATCGGCACGCAGTGCCACCACGGGCTGGTACACCACGAACAGCTGCTCCTCCTGCAGCGCCAGGCGCAGGTCCGCCTCGATATCGCTGCGCCGCGCCGCACGCTCGCGCATGGCCTGGGCAAAGCGCACGTGACGGCTGCCGCCGGCGCGCTTGGCTTCCACCATGGCTATGCTGGCATCGCGCAGCAGTTCGTCGGGCTCCTGCGGCGGTGCGCCGCCCCACGCGATGCCGACGCTGACGCTGCACACCACGTCGTGTCCCTGCACCGTGTAGCCGCGGCCGACCGCGTTGATCAGGCGGGCTGCCACGCTCTCCGCGTCCTCCGGCCGGCGCAGGCCGTCCAGCACGACGATGAACTCGTCGCCGCCGACCCGGGCCGCCAGCTGGCCGCCGTGCGCCCCGATCCGGTCCGTGGGCGGCCGCAGTACGTTGCGGATGCGGTCCGCGATCATGACCAGCAACTGGTCGCCGGCCCGCTGGCCCAGCGCGTCGTTGACCTGGCGGAAGCGGTCGCAGTTCATGAACAGCACGGCGAAGCCGTTGCCGTCGTCGCCGCCCTGCTCGCGGCCCTGGATCAGGCGCAACTGCTCCAGCACGGCGCTGCGATTGGGCATGCGCGTGAGCGCATCCGTGCGCGCCGCGCTGGAGAGCCGGTTCGCCAGCCGCTCCTGCTCGCGCTGCGTCTCCAGCGTGATATCCGAGACCGCCGCCATCAGCCGCGCCTCGTCGACCTTCAGGATGTTGAGCGACAGTACCTGGGCGCCCCCGCTGCCGTCCACGTCCAGGCGCAGGCCTTCGCAAACCACGCCGGAGGGGTGCGCGAAGGTGGCCACCATCGCGCGCAATTGCGGCGCGACGCGCTCGAGCACCGTGAACAGGTTCTCCAGCATGCCGTCCTGTGCCAGCGGCATCAGGAGCTGCGACGACATCGGATTGAGCATCTCGATCGTGCCGTCCAGCGTCGTCTGCACCAGCCCGATGGGCGTTCGGTACAGGAACTGCATCAAGGCTTCATATGCGCTGTCGTCAACGGCCATCGGCATCCCCTCCCGCAACCCTTTCCGGATTTTCTCCCGAGTTCCCGCCCATGACCACGCGGTTGCGGCCCTGGGCGATGGCGTACTCCAGCGCCGCCTCGGCACGGGCCACCACTTGTTCGATGCCGCCGGCGCGCCCGTCCAGCGCGGTTACCCCGGCACTGACGGTATAGCGCATCGTGCGGCCGTCCACTTCGACGGCCTCCTGCTGCACCGTGGCGCGCAGCCGCTCGGCGACCTGGCCCGCGGTGGCGGCGTCCGTGTCCGGCAACAGCACGGCGAAGCGATCCCCCTGGATGCGGGCAACGACGTCGACGTGGCGGAACGCCGTGCGCAGCGCCTGCGCCAGCGCGCACAACACGGCATCGCCCGCGGCCGCGCCGTAGCGTTGGGCCACTTCGGCGCAGTGGTCCGCAACCAGCAGGACGATCGCCGCCGGGTGCGACGCCTGTCCCTGCCGCCCCAGCTCCAGCCGCGCCGCCTCGAAAAACGCGCGGCGGTTGCCGACGCCCGTCAACGGGTCGGTCAGCAGCGCGACGTGCGCCGCCGTGGCGCTTTCGCGGCAGGCGCTCAGGTCGCGCAGCACCAGGCAGTAGGCGCCTGCGCCGTCGCCGCTGTCCTCGCCCGGCGGCAAGGGCGCGACGATCGAGCTGCCCGGGAACGTGCTGCCGTCGGCGCGCCGGCATGGTCCCTCGGCGCTGCTCCAGCCGGTACTGTCGGCCTCGCGCAGGCGCGCCTCCCCATGGCCCGCCGCATCGGCTGGCAGGAGCAGCGTGAACGGCTGGCCCACCACGCCTTGTGTGTGGCCCGTGACGCGGCCGATGCTGTCGTGCCAGCGCTCGATGCGGCCCTGTTCGTCCAGGCTGGCCAGGGCGTAGTCGCTGCTGCCGGCCAGGAGTGTGTTGAGCCACGTGTCGCTGGTGCGCAGCTGGCGCTCGCGCTGCACCTGCAGCGTGATGTCGCTCAGCACCGCCATCAGGCGGCTGCCGTCCAGCTTGACGAGCGAGAGCGCCAGGATCTGCGGTCCCGTGCCGCCGCCCCCGTGCAGGTGGACATGGCGGCCGTCGCAAATCACGCCGCTGGGCGCCGTGAACTGCGCCGCCAGCGTGCGCAGCTCCGGTGCCACGTCCTGCAGCGCGGTGAACAGGTTGCCCAGCCCGCCATCGCGCGACAGCGGCATCAGCAACTGCGCGGAGACCGGGTTGATCATGGCGATCTCCCCATCGGGGTCGGCCTGCACGAGGCCCACCGGGGCCAGGTACAGGAACTGCATCAGTGCCTCGTGTTCGCCGGCGAGGCTGCCTGCCGGATCGCTCACAGGCGGCGCTGCACGAGCACGTAGCGCATGGGGGCGCCCGGCAGCGCCAGCAGGCGCAGCAGGACCTTGACGGGCTTCATGCGCAGCGTCAGCACGTAGCCGATGGTGTCGTCGAGCGCACTGCCGTCGGCCGCCGCGTCCTCGAAGCGCTGGGCCACCATGTAGTTGTTCATGCAGGGCGCCACCGTCGTAAACAGCGGCAGGCTCAGCACGCTCGCTGGCGACAGCCCCGCGGCCTGCGATTCGAAGCGGTTGTACTGGCGTACGACGGTATCGGCGTCGAACCCGATAATGCCGAACTCGGCGGCGTCGAGTTCTTCGGCGCCGGCGGCTGCCAGGCGCTGCGCCAGGTCGGGCTGGTCAAAGCTGAGTGCACTCATAGCATGCTCCACGGTGAGCGTCTGTTGTTTTCAAGAAACTAATGCTGACATGCGGAAAAGACACTGTCAATGTTCGCACGATTAAGTGGTCTCATGGTACACGGGCTCGCGGCGGCACGACGCCCGCTCGGCGGGCGCCGTTGCATGCCATTGGGAGACGTTGAGCGATGTTGCGTTTTTGCGGCAGAAAGCTTGTCAAATTCCAATCGCGCGCCGGGCTGTTGCGATTTTCTATACGATCGCCGCTCTGGCTTTATCGTTTCAACCCGCTTACAAAAGGAAAATATCATGGCAATTCTGAAGACGATGTTCGCCGCCGCGTTCTGCGTGGCTCTGGCAGCCTGCAGCACCACCGACACCACGAGCGGCAGCAGCGACACCTCCACGATGGGCTCGAGCGCAACGAGCGGCTCGACCACTTCGAGCAGCGGCGCCACCGGCACTTCCGGCACCACGGGCCAGAGCGGCACCTCGTCGTCGTCCTCGACGACCGGCACCCCAGGCTCGACGCCAAGCAACCCAAGCAATGCCGACGACAGCTCCGTCAAGCGCTGATCGGCGCCTGCCGTGACCGTGGCCCGCTTCGGCGGGCTTTTTTATGGTTCTTCACGGATTTCCGGGAAGGTGCGCCGAAAAACAGGAAAGCGGTAGAGAAGAGTTAGACTTGTTGTGCGACCAACAGTACTGAACTCAACTTACCGCTTTCATGCAAGATAATAATCTCGGCCTTCCATTCTGGGAAGGTTTTCTCGCGTCTGACCTCGAGCGCAAGAATGGTGCAACGTGGATCACGTTGGTTCCTGACCCAAGGGCCCCACTAGTGTGCTCGGGCTGCGATTCAAACTGCTGGCAGATTCATGAAACAGGCTGGCGTGTAGTGCGTGATATGCCAATGCTGGGCGACCCGGTCTGGTTGCGGGTGCGTCTGCGGCGTGTTCGCTGTAGTGAATGTGGGACTCGAGCTGAGCGCGTGAAGTGGCTAGACCGTCATGCACGGGTGACACAACGGCTGGCCGAGTTCGTGGGCCTATGGTGCCAAAAACTGCCAGTGGCCCATGTTTGCAAGCTCTCTGGCTTGCACTGGGACACAGTACGACGCATCGAGCGTACCAACTTGGCAGCGCAGATTGGGGTACCCTGACTTTTTCGGATACTCCTGTTTGGTAGACTTCACCAACTGGAGAAACTTATGGCACGCTCAAAATCATACACCCCGGAGCTTCGTGAAGAAGCGGTAAAACTGGTCCTGACACAGGGTCTGACGCTGGAGGACGCGGCGTTACGGCTCATGATTCCCAAGGGAACCTTGGCCAATTGGGTAGCTGCAGCGAGGGGTGGCACCTCATCCAAAGTGGCTCCCGGCAGCCGCTCCGTGCCCGAACTTGAGGCCGAAGTTACCAAGCTGCGCAAGGAGCTTGCTGAGGCCCGCATGGAGCGCGATATCGTAAAAAAGGCGGCAGCGTACTTTGCGCGGGAGTCGCTGCCAAGTACGCGGTCATGAAGACATTGCGACTCGAATATTCACTAAGCGCGCTCTGCCGCGTCTTCGACGTGTCGCGCAGCGGGTTCTATGCTTGGACTCACGGGCAGCCGTCGAAACGTGCGCAGGAGGACGCGCGCCTGAAGGTCGCCATCGAGGCGGTTCATACGCAGAGCCGGCAGACATATGGGCCACTTCGGATGCAGCCGGAACTGGCCGCACAAGGCTTTCCTGCTGGCCGTGACCGCATCGTCCGGCTACGACGTGAGCTTGCCCTGCGCTGTAAGCAGAAGCGAAAATTCAAGGCCACCACCAACTCGAACCATGAGCTGCCGGTGGCCGAGAATCTGTTGAATCAGACCTTCGCACCAACCCGCCCGAACGAAGCCTGGGTAACCGACATCACGTATGTCGCCACAGGCGAAGGCTGGCTCTACCTGGCCGGCATCAAAGACGTCTTTACATGCGAACTGGTGGGCTATTCGATGGGTGCGCGCATGACGCAAACGCTGACCGCACAGGCCCTTTGGAAAGCCGTGCGCAACAAGCGCCCGGCGCCGGGATTGATTCACCACTCCGACCGTGGGAGCCAGTATTGCGCTCACGACTATCAAAAGCTCGTCAAGCAGTTTGGCATGCAACCGTCCATGTCGCGCAGGGGGAACTGCTACGACAACGCGCCTATGGAAAGCTTCTGGGGCAGTCTGAAAAATGAGCTGGTGCACCATCAACGATATGCAACCCGCGCCGATGCGAAGGCCGCGATACAGGAGTACATCGAAAGCTTTTATAACCGCCAGCGACGCCACTCGCGTCTTGGCAATGTAGCGCCAGCGTTGTTTGCCGAGGAATTCAGCAAACGGCTGCAGGCGGTTTGAAACAAGAGTGTCCGCTATTGACAGTACACCTCAGATTGCGGCCTTGCCAGATGCCCAGCCTACCCGCTTGGTCATGGATGAATTCGCTCTGTATAAAGGGCACCGCTATGCCACGGTAGTGCTCGACGCTGACACTCGGCGTGTTTTATGGGTTGGCGAGGGACGCAGCCGCGAAGCGTTGCGTCCTTTCTTTGAGTGGTTAGGACCAGAACGCTGCCGCGCAATCGAAGCTGTTGCGATGGACATGAACACGGCGTTCGATCTCGAAGTAAAGGAACACTGTCCGCAGGCTCACGTCGTCTACGACCTATTCCACGTGGTTGCGAAATATGGCCGAGAGGTGATTGATCGAGTCCGTGTAGATGAGGCAAATCGGCTCAAGCATGATCTGCCAATGCGTAAAGTCGTCAAGCGCGCTCGCTGGCTCCTGTTAAGAAACAGAGCCAACATCCCGGCCGAAAAGCTGGCAAGCCTTGACGAGCTACTGGCAGCAAATCAGACACTGAGCACCGTCTACATCATGAAGGCTGCGTTGAAGGAACTATGGTCGGCGCAGGGCGCTTGGCAGTGGCGAACTGCTTGGCAAACATGGCTGCGCATGGCAAACGAAAGCGGCGTCGAGCCGCTGCAAAAATTCGCCAGGAAGCTTAAACCCTACTGGCGCGGCATCGTGGCGCGGGTACGCTGGCCGATGCATACCGGCCAGCTAGAAGGAATCAACAACAGAATCAAGGTCATGAAGCGCATGGCCTACGGCTACCGCGACAGCGAATTTTTCTTCCTAAAGATCAAAGCTGCCTTCCCCGGAAATCCGTGAAGAACCTTTTTTATTGGCGCCAGCGCCGGGTGCATTTGTTCGGCTCCTCTCGAAAGACATCGTACAACCTACGGCTTGTGCCCGCCTCATCCGCATATCCGCCACCGCTTGGACCATATCGCATAACTTTCGACAGCAAAGCGTTGCGTCCGCGCGTCATGTATGTAATGTACATTTGACCAAGTAACTAACGGAAAGCTACCTTCGAATTTGCGAGCAGTGCATAGACATTGCCGCCGCGTAAGCCCGGCAGTTCGCCTGGCGGCGCGATCTTGCTGCGCCACCGGCATGGCGGCGTGGAGAATTCGGAGACAATCTTGAAGCACAAGTTAGTACTGAAGCAATGCTCGCTGGCCGTCGCGCTGGCGCTCGGCACCTCGCCCCTGTTGGCGCAGGATGCCGCTACCGATCCGCAGGCGCCGCAGCGCGTCATCATCACGGGCTCCAACCTGAAGCGCATCGACAGCGAAACGGCAACCCCCGTGCAGGTCGTCAAGAAAGAAGAGATCACCCGCATGGGCGTGAACACCGTCAAGGAATTGATGGACACGCTGACGTCCGCGGACCGCAACGCGCTGTCGGACGTCGGCGGCAGTAATTCCTTCGCCAGCGGCGCGTCGTCCGTCTCGCTGCGCGGGCTGGGCAAGCAGTCCACGCTGGTGCTGCTCAACTCCCGCCGCGTGGCGCCGTATGCGCTGGCCGACTACAACGAAGTGTTCACGAACCTCGATACGCTGCCGCTGGATGCCGTCGAGCGGGTCGAGATCCTGCGCAACGGCGGCTCCGCGATCTACGGCTCCGACGCCGTGGCCGGCGTCATCAACATCATCACGCGCTCCGACTACAAGGGGCTGCAGGCACGTGCCTCCCACAACCAATCGACCAGGAACAGCCAGATCCACGAATCGACCGTGGCACTGACGGGCGGCATGGGCGACCTGGCGACGGACCGCTACAACGTGCTGGCCAACGTCGAGGTGTACCGCCGCAATGCCACCAACTGGCGCTCGATGGTGGACGACATCAATCCGGCCTATGGCGAGAAGTTCTCCGCCGTGGCTCCGGGCAGCGGCCAGATGTTCGGCGACCGCGGTGCGCCTTCGACGTTCAGCTATCCGGGCAACATCATCGGCCAGGGCGCGCTGCCGGGCTGCGAGACGAAGAACGCCGCCGGCCTGTGCGTGTACGACCGCTTCTCGCGCTTCCAGGCGCAGCCGTCCGCCAACCGTGTCAACGCGCTGGTGTCGGGCAAGCTGGCGATCAGCGACACGCTGGAAGGCTTTGCCGAGGTGCTGTACTCCCATACGAAGACGGACTATATGTCGGCGTTCGCGACGTACGACTCGACCGGGTCGACGTCGATCTGGGGCGATCCGCGCACCGGCGAACAACGTTCCTTCACCTACCGTCCTCTGCCGGCTACCCACCCGTTGAATACGACAGGGGAAGACGCACCGCTGCGCTACCGCTTCGTCGACGATCCGGGCTATCGCAGCACCAGCAGCGACCAGTACCGCGTGCTGGCCGGCCTGCGCGGGAATCTCGGCAACTACGATTGGGAAACCGCGGCCGGCGTCATGGGCAGCAAGACCAAGGACCGCAGCCGCGGCGGGTTCTTCAGCCTGTCCGGTTTCCAGCAGGTCATCGGCGCCACCGACGAGGACACGGTCGATCCGCTGTTCTTCAACCGCGGCTACCGGATCGGCCAGCCCAACACGGCGGAGGTGCTGAACACGCTGTTTCCTGAAAACGGCTACGACGGCAAGATCACGCAGAGCTTCATCGACGGCAAGATCTCCGGTGAAGTGGGCAAGTTCATGGGCAACCCCGTCAGCGTTGCAGTGGGCGGCGAGATCCGGCACGAGAAATTCGCCATCAATCCGACGGCGAACCTGATGGCCGGCGATATCGTCAGCAATGGCGCCTCGACCGCGAATGCCAGCCGGACGAACAGCTCGGTGTTTGCGGAAGGTAACCTGAAGCCGTTCAACACGCTGGAACTGACGGGCGCCGTGCGGATCGACAAGTTCAAGGACGTCAAGGCCCATGCGTCGCCGAAGCTTTCCGCGCGCTGGGAAGCGACGCCGCAGCTGATGGTGCGCGGCACATGGGAAACGGGATTCCGTGCGCCGAACCTGACGGAAAGCGCACAATCGACCAAGTTCTCGTTCACCAATGGCGAGCCGGATCCGAAACGCTGCGACCAGGCCCAGGCGCTGGCCAAGGACCTGCGGGCCCAGTCCGACGCCTTGCCGACGACAGACCCGAACAAGCAATTCCTGTCGGCCCGTGCCGATACGGTCGAGGGCAACGAATGCACGGCCAGCCTTGCCAATACGGTGCGGAACAACCCCGACCTGAAACCGGAAACATCGCGCAGCGCCACGCTCGGGTTCGTGGTCGAGCCAGTGAAGGGCACCAGCTTCTCGCTGGACGTCTGGCACATCAAGCGCAAGGATGAGATCGGCCTGAAGAGCACTGCCGAACTGCTGGCTTCCGAAGACTCCCTGCCGCCAGGTACGGTCACGCGCCTGCCGGTCGAGCTGGACCGCACGTTCACCGCACAGGAACGGGAAGACTATGGCGTCGCGGCCGGCCCATTGGCCTCCACCTCCGGCATGTTCGAAAACACGGCCCAGACGAAAACCAGCGGTGTGGACCTGTCGCTGACGTCGCGCATCAAGACACCGATCGGCCGCGTCGACGTGGTGGGCAATGCCACCTACCTGCTCGACTACAAGATCTTCGCGCCGAACCGCAACGGCGGCAGCTGGGGCGACGAACTGGCCGGCCAGCATGGCGTGTCGAAGCTGACGGCCAACCTGATGGGCACGCTGGGCCTGGGCGCGTTCAACCACAGCCTGCGCGCGACCCTGCGCAGCCCGCAGAAGCTGCAGTACGACTATTACGACGAGCAGTACACGCCGGCCGGTTGCGCCGACAGCGGCTACGAGCCGAACGAGTGCCGGGTGGCATCGTATGTCCGCTGGGATTACAACCTCAGCTATACGGGCATCCGCAACCTGACGCTGTCGCTGTTCGTCCGCAACCTGCTGAACCATCGTCCCCCGGTCGACCTGCGCCAGTTCGGTGCGGATGGCGGCGGCGTCATCCCGCAGGACCTGGAAGATGTCAGCGGCCGCTCGGTACGCGTAACCGCCGAGTACCGCTTCTGATGTTCTGATGTACGGACGGCATGGCCGGCCGCGTGCCGGCCATGCGACGTCTTGCCTCATGGCCCGCCCCAAGCGGGCCTTTTTTTCTCTCGCCACGCAATTGTGCGAACTTTTCCGGTGCGCCCTGGTCCAACGCTGTGTAACCTGGACAAGGAGCGGAATATGGACCGGAACGCCATCGCCACACGGGCCGCGGCACAGGATCAGCTGCGGTTCTCCGAGCTGTACAGCGAACAACTGCGGGCCCTGCTGGACAGCGACACGCCGCTGGCACAATGCCTGCAAGCGATCGAGGATCGCGGTAAGGGCATGCACCAGTGTCCCCACTGCGGCCACGACCGGCTGTACCGGCACGGCTACGGTGGCGGGCTGCAACGCTACCGCTGCCGGCGCTGCCGCAAGACATGCAATGCGCTGA
This is a stretch of genomic DNA from Pseudoduganella chitinolytica. It encodes these proteins:
- a CDS encoding sensor domain-containing diguanylate cyclase gives rise to the protein MSDPAGSLAGEHEALMQFLYLAPVGLVQADPDGEIAMINPVSAQLLMPLSRDGGLGNLFTALQDVAPELRTLAAQFTAPSGVICDGRHVHLHGGGGTGPQILALSLVKLDGSRLMAVLSDITLQVQRERQLRTSDTWLNTLLAGSSDYALASLDEQGRIERWHDSIGRVTGHTQGVVGQPFTLLLPADAAGHGEARLREADSTGWSSAEGPCRRADGSTFPGSSIVAPLPPGEDSGDGAGAYCLVLRDLSACRESATAAHVALLTDPLTGVGNRRAFFEAARLELGRQGQASHPAAIVLLVADHCAEVAQRYGAAAGDAVLCALAQALRTAFRHVDVVARIQGDRFAVLLPDTDAATAGQVAERLRATVQQEAVEVDGRTMRYTVSAGVTALDGRAGGIEQVVARAEAALEYAIAQGRNRVVMGGNSGENPERVAGGDADGR
- a CDS encoding phosphonate transporter; its protein translation is MSALSFDQPDLAQRLAAAGAEELDAAEFGIIGFDADTVVRQYNRFESQAAGLSPASVLSLPLFTTVAPCMNNYMVAQRFEDAAADGSALDDTIGYVLTLRMKPVKVLLRLLALPGAPMRYVLVQRRL
- a CDS encoding helix-turn-helix domain-containing protein, producing the protein MQDNNLGLPFWEGFLASDLERKNGATWITLVPDPRAPLVCSGCDSNCWQIHETGWRVVRDMPMLGDPVWLRVRLRRVRCSECGTRAERVKWLDRHARVTQRLAEFVGLWCQKLPVAHVCKLSGLHWDTVRRIERTNLAAQIGVP
- a CDS encoding IS3 family transposase (programmed frameshift), producing MARSKSYTPELREEAVKLVLTQGLTLEDAALRLMIPKGTLANWVAAARGGTSSKVAPGSRSVPELEAEVTKLRKELAEARMERDIGKKGGSVLCAGVAAKYAVMKTLRLEYSLSALCRVFDVSRSGFYAWTHGQPSKRAQEDARLKVAIEAVHTQSRQTYGPLRMQPELAAQGFPAGRDRIVRLRRELALRCKQKRKFKATTNSNHELPVAENLLNQTFAPTRPNEAWVTDITYVATGEGWLYLAGIKDVFTCELVGYSMGARMTQTLTAQALWKAVRNKRPAPGLIHHSDRGSQYCAHDYQKLVKQFGMQPSMSRRGNCYDNAPMESFWGSLKNELVHHQRYATRADAKAAIQEYIESFYNRQRRHSRLGNVAPALFAEEFSKRLQAV
- a CDS encoding TonB-dependent receptor plug domain-containing protein; the encoded protein is MKHKLVLKQCSLAVALALGTSPLLAQDAATDPQAPQRVIITGSNLKRIDSETATPVQVVKKEEITRMGVNTVKELMDTLTSADRNALSDVGGSNSFASGASSVSLRGLGKQSTLVLLNSRRVAPYALADYNEVFTNLDTLPLDAVERVEILRNGGSAIYGSDAVAGVINIITRSDYKGLQARASHNQSTRNSQIHESTVALTGGMGDLATDRYNVLANVEVYRRNATNWRSMVDDINPAYGEKFSAVAPGSGQMFGDRGAPSTFSYPGNIIGQGALPGCETKNAAGLCVYDRFSRFQAQPSANRVNALVSGKLAISDTLEGFAEVLYSHTKTDYMSAFATYDSTGSTSIWGDPRTGEQRSFTYRPLPATHPLNTTGEDAPLRYRFVDDPGYRSTSSDQYRVLAGLRGNLGNYDWETAAGVMGSKTKDRSRGGFFSLSGFQQVIGATDEDTVDPLFFNRGYRIGQPNTAEVLNTLFPENGYDGKITQSFIDGKISGEVGKFMGNPVSVAVGGEIRHEKFAINPTANLMAGDIVSNGASTANASRTNSSVFAEGNLKPFNTLELTGAVRIDKFKDVKAHASPKLSARWEATPQLMVRGTWETGFRAPNLTESAQSTKFSFTNGEPDPKRCDQAQALAKDLRAQSDALPTTDPNKQFLSARADTVEGNECTASLANTVRNNPDLKPETSRSATLGFVVEPVKGTSFSLDVWHIKRKDEIGLKSTAELLASEDSLPPGTVTRLPVELDRTFTAQEREDYGVAAGPLASTSGMFENTAQTKTSGVDLSLTSRIKTPIGRVDVVGNATYLLDYKIFAPNRNGGSWGDELAGQHGVSKLTANLMGTLGLGAFNHSLRATLRSPQKLQYDYYDEQYTPAGCADSGYEPNECRVASYVRWDYNLSYTGIRNLTLSLFVRNLLNHRPPVDLRQFGADGGGVIPQDLEDVSGRSVRVTAEYRF